In Arthrobacter sp. SLBN-83, one DNA window encodes the following:
- a CDS encoding DUF6541 family protein: protein MSWFDAVPQFLLALVLLFIPGLAVGLAARLGAPRAVAAAPGVSVSVIGVAAIAAPFVGVTWSLLPVVAVTIGMAAVAFGASVLLRKRAKPVKLAAEDRPRYWIVASLAAAALAAFLIGRRLLNAIGSPESFSQTFDNVFHLNAVRYILDTGSGSSLTLNAMTGAGSYPAAWHDVVSLLVSAGGGEITSSVNAVNIVVAALVWPLGCMYLAQTIWGRHPAVSIAAGVLSAAFGAFPISLLDFGVLYPNFLAVALLPLVLALGVDALGLSAVSYGSRIMSLLLLLAVLPGMALAHPSAAMAWLALMLPPAFYVYVRVFAENLRSRRGRGRVMVSAALGLAFIAAVVLIRLLWDVVRPPAEAAFWPPVETTGQAIGELIASSAIGRPVAWAVMALTLLGIYVTIRSGRKVWLLGTYLVAAALFVVVSSFPADDFRLSLTGIWYNDPPRLAALLPLVTIPLACRGAVEVWCWLSSALAAGAGFLNRRRFSRAVEGAAKGSGLRPGALLVAAGIVMIVALAAATQRGNVSQAQASMAGSYRLSEDSPLVSTDEMALIKRLPGEVPKDALMVGNPWNGSSLAYAFADRKLVQLHILSAVPQGAAPLLNGPVPSKDDPAVCPTVESLKIEYILDFGHREVHGRDSGYKGLDALIAAGLATLEDSQGEAKLYRLDLCPAP from the coding sequence TTGTCCTGGTTTGACGCAGTACCGCAGTTTCTCCTTGCACTGGTTCTGCTGTTCATTCCAGGACTTGCCGTTGGCCTGGCTGCGCGGCTTGGCGCACCCCGGGCGGTGGCGGCAGCTCCGGGCGTGAGCGTCTCCGTCATTGGTGTGGCTGCCATCGCCGCACCCTTCGTCGGGGTCACGTGGTCGCTGTTGCCGGTGGTCGCGGTAACCATTGGGATGGCCGCAGTAGCCTTTGGGGCTTCCGTTTTGCTTCGAAAGAGAGCGAAACCGGTTAAGTTGGCTGCTGAGGACAGGCCGCGCTACTGGATCGTCGCATCTTTGGCGGCAGCAGCCTTGGCAGCATTCCTGATAGGGCGCAGGCTCCTGAACGCCATCGGGTCGCCTGAGTCGTTCTCTCAGACATTCGATAACGTCTTCCACTTGAATGCGGTACGGTACATTCTCGATACCGGGTCAGGTTCGTCCCTCACCCTCAACGCCATGACAGGTGCGGGGTCGTATCCTGCCGCATGGCACGACGTGGTGTCCCTGCTCGTGAGTGCCGGCGGTGGGGAAATAACCTCGTCAGTGAACGCCGTCAACATCGTTGTCGCCGCACTGGTGTGGCCGCTCGGATGCATGTATCTCGCGCAGACTATCTGGGGACGCCATCCCGCCGTCAGCATCGCGGCAGGCGTGCTGTCTGCCGCCTTTGGCGCGTTCCCCATTTCCCTCCTGGATTTCGGAGTCCTCTACCCGAATTTTCTGGCGGTGGCCCTGCTGCCCCTGGTGTTGGCCTTGGGAGTGGACGCGCTCGGCCTGTCCGCCGTGTCGTACGGTTCCAGGATTATGAGCCTGCTGCTGTTGCTGGCTGTTCTTCCCGGTATGGCCCTCGCCCACCCCAGTGCCGCCATGGCGTGGCTTGCATTGATGTTGCCTCCTGCCTTCTACGTCTATGTCCGCGTCTTCGCGGAAAACCTCAGGTCCCGGAGGGGCAGGGGGCGGGTGATGGTGTCGGCGGCCTTGGGGCTGGCTTTCATTGCCGCCGTCGTACTGATCCGCCTTCTGTGGGACGTGGTGCGTCCCCCGGCGGAGGCTGCCTTCTGGCCACCGGTGGAGACGACGGGACAGGCCATCGGGGAACTGATTGCCAGTTCAGCGATCGGGCGCCCGGTTGCGTGGGCCGTTATGGCGCTGACGCTCCTTGGCATCTATGTGACCATCCGTTCCGGCCGCAAGGTATGGCTGCTGGGAACTTACCTGGTCGCGGCAGCTCTTTTCGTCGTCGTCAGTTCCTTTCCTGCGGACGACTTCCGGTTGTCTCTCACCGGTATCTGGTATAATGACCCGCCGCGCCTGGCCGCACTCCTGCCATTGGTGACAATCCCGCTGGCCTGCAGGGGCGCCGTCGAGGTCTGGTGCTGGTTGTCCTCAGCCCTCGCGGCTGGTGCCGGCTTCCTGAACAGGAGGCGGTTTAGCCGAGCCGTCGAGGGTGCAGCCAAGGGGAGCGGACTGCGTCCCGGGGCTCTCCTTGTCGCCGCTGGAATTGTCATGATTGTCGCTTTGGCAGCGGCCACTCAGCGCGGAAACGTCAGCCAGGCTCAAGCTTCGATGGCGGGGTCCTATCGGTTGTCGGAGGACTCGCCGTTGGTCTCTACTGATGAGATGGCGCTCATCAAACGCCTGCCCGGAGAAGTACCCAAGGATGCCCTCATGGTCGGGAATCCTTGGAATGGCAGCTCGCTCGCCTACGCCTTCGCTGACCGCAAGCTCGTCCAGCTGCACATCCTCAGTGCTGTTCCGCAAGGCGCAGCGCCGCTACTCAACGGGCCTGTTCCTTCCAAGGACGATCCCGCCGTATGCCCGACGGTAGAAAGTCTGAAGATCGAGTACATCCTCGACTTCGGGCACCGGGAAGTACACGGCCGGGACAGTGGCTACAAAGGACTGGACGCCCTCATAGCTGCAGGTTTGGCCACGCTCGAAGACTCACAGGGTGAAGCAAAGCTCTACAGGCTTGACCTCTGCCCTGCTCCCTAA
- a CDS encoding DUF2304 domain-containing protein encodes MATLVGFIFVLGILLIIFEMLRRRHLREKYAVLWIIIGVGVLVLVAFPQLLFWASGLLGVQVPSNLLFTMALLLLVLVCLHLSFEQSQAEDEIRVLAEEVGILRLKMQELETLATSDQPSPGGNVPGVGKPPETTA; translated from the coding sequence ATGGCCACCCTCGTTGGCTTTATCTTTGTGCTGGGCATCCTGCTGATTATTTTCGAGATGCTCCGCCGCCGGCACCTGCGGGAAAAGTATGCCGTCCTATGGATCATCATCGGTGTCGGAGTGCTCGTCCTGGTTGCCTTCCCACAGCTCCTGTTCTGGGCCAGTGGTTTGCTGGGCGTACAGGTACCTTCCAATCTCCTTTTCACGATGGCGCTGCTGCTGCTCGTGTTGGTCTGCCTGCACCTATCCTTCGAACAGTCCCAGGCAGAGGACGAAATCCGGGTCCTGGCCGAGGAAGTAGGTATTCTCCGCCTCAAGATGCAGGAACTGGAGACCCTTGCAACAAGCGACCAACCTTCACCGGGCGGTAACGTTCCCGGAGTCGGGAAACCACCCGAAACCACTGCCTGA
- a CDS encoding glycosyltransferase family 2 protein: MTPAEPAKRTLVIMPAWNESEAIGNTVREVFEFGPSCDVLVVDDGSRDNTAQVARNAGALVVQLPFNMGVGGAMRTGFKYAKMHGYDQVIQVDSDGQHDPRDIKAVLDGLHEADIVIGARFADKGNYTVHGPRKWAMNVLAWTISRIAGTRLTDVTSGFRAANAKAIRQYVDHYPAEYLGDTIDSLVVAIRSGCTVRQVGVSMRERQGGTPSHDPVKAAIYLGRSAFALLFALTRKKNDPSSN, translated from the coding sequence ATGACACCTGCAGAGCCAGCCAAGCGCACTCTTGTCATCATGCCGGCCTGGAACGAATCGGAGGCGATCGGCAACACTGTCCGCGAGGTCTTTGAATTCGGGCCTTCCTGCGATGTCCTCGTAGTGGACGACGGTTCACGGGACAACACAGCACAGGTGGCCCGCAACGCCGGCGCACTGGTCGTACAGCTTCCCTTCAATATGGGGGTGGGCGGCGCCATGCGGACCGGGTTCAAGTACGCCAAGATGCACGGATATGACCAGGTCATCCAGGTCGACTCGGACGGCCAGCATGATCCCCGCGACATCAAGGCCGTTCTTGACGGCCTTCACGAAGCCGACATCGTCATCGGTGCCCGCTTCGCAGACAAAGGCAATTACACCGTCCATGGACCGCGTAAATGGGCCATGAACGTCCTTGCCTGGACCATTTCCAGGATCGCCGGGACCAGGCTCACCGATGTAACCTCCGGCTTCCGCGCTGCCAATGCGAAAGCAATCCGGCAGTATGTAGACCACTACCCGGCTGAGTACCTCGGCGACACCATCGATTCCCTGGTGGTTGCGATCCGGTCCGGATGCACGGTGCGCCAGGTTGGAGTCTCCATGCGGGAACGGCAGGGCGGAACACCAAGCCACGACCCCGTGAAGGCCGCCATCTACCTGGGCCGCTCAGCTTTTGCCCTTCTCTTCGCTCTGACGCGCAAGAAGAACGACCCGTCATCCAACTAG
- a CDS encoding glycosyltransferase, whose amino-acid sequence MTRQSDARVVAIISAFHPPEDLPQRVVELNKQVAQTVVVDDGSDVNRSSLVLQELEGMGCSVIRMPENAGIAAALNAGIDLALKNWSPDFVLTLDQDSALDPGYVAAALETFAEAKAKGIEPGLISAQSHNGLNVPLLTRRAEFPEAFDPLQSGALIPVSTLKAVGMMDERLFIDCVDSEFNLRVRSHGLATLIGKGCNMTHSLGQAQPMMLFGWHVTVLGIKRHVHSHAPFRVYYITRNSIYLWRQYGARFPGWLVRRLRFQMESDIFRLLYGANRKGQLRALARGCWDGWTGRLGKIDPSLQERISS is encoded by the coding sequence GTGACGCGCCAGAGTGACGCCCGAGTGGTGGCCATTATTTCAGCCTTCCACCCCCCTGAGGACCTGCCCCAGAGGGTTGTGGAGCTCAACAAGCAAGTGGCGCAGACCGTGGTAGTGGACGATGGCTCTGACGTAAACCGCTCCAGCCTCGTATTGCAGGAGCTCGAGGGGATGGGCTGCTCCGTAATCCGGATGCCCGAGAACGCAGGCATTGCCGCCGCCCTCAACGCCGGGATAGACCTGGCGCTCAAGAACTGGTCCCCCGACTTTGTGTTGACCCTTGACCAGGATTCCGCGCTGGATCCGGGTTACGTGGCTGCGGCACTGGAGACCTTTGCAGAAGCCAAGGCCAAGGGCATCGAGCCGGGGCTCATCAGCGCCCAGTCGCACAATGGACTCAACGTTCCCCTGCTCACCCGAAGGGCAGAGTTCCCCGAGGCGTTCGATCCCCTGCAGTCCGGTGCCCTGATACCCGTCTCCACCCTCAAGGCCGTTGGCATGATGGACGAGCGTCTCTTCATCGACTGCGTGGACTCGGAATTCAACCTGCGCGTACGGTCGCATGGCCTTGCGACCTTGATAGGAAAAGGCTGCAATATGACCCATTCGCTGGGGCAAGCACAGCCGATGATGCTGTTCGGTTGGCACGTTACAGTCCTGGGTATCAAACGGCATGTCCACTCGCATGCGCCGTTCAGGGTCTACTACATAACCCGGAACAGTATTTACCTCTGGCGCCAGTACGGTGCGCGCTTCCCAGGCTGGCTGGTGCGGCGGCTCCGCTTCCAGATGGAAAGTGACATCTTCAGGCTGCTGTATGGCGCTAACCGCAAGGGACAACTGCGCGCGCTCGCCCGCGGCTGCTGGGATGGCTGGACCGGACGGCTTGGAAAAATCGATCCTTCGCTGCAGGAACGGATCAGTTCATGA
- a CDS encoding glycosyltransferase family 2 protein encodes MSVAAVVVSFNRLDYLKKCLTALEEQTRPLDEIIVVENGSTDGSAEYVRQNHPGITLFETGANLGGAGGFAWGLELALKHGHSLAWLMDDDAEPRRDALAPLVAAMETEPRPGFAAPLVEDETGAVVQGNLPAVSTDANAQLAARKLGGIALTHTTFVGALVDLKLSAAMPLPYADFFIWFDDVEYTKRLALTSFGIHVVEARMKHPNNAGKKDMGGRLYYYLRNQLWITRLNPRPWSLTQRPLFRLAELSVLALHQFRIAGNKRLWVSSTARGLAHGMFRMPAAVQPGDLFATLPPEKQKQFSSRP; translated from the coding sequence ATGTCCGTAGCAGCCGTAGTTGTGTCCTTCAATAGATTGGATTATCTGAAGAAGTGCCTCACGGCATTGGAGGAGCAAACTCGGCCCCTGGATGAGATCATCGTGGTCGAAAATGGCTCCACTGACGGCAGTGCCGAGTACGTACGGCAAAACCATCCGGGCATCACGCTCTTTGAAACGGGGGCGAATCTGGGTGGGGCCGGCGGATTCGCTTGGGGTCTTGAGCTTGCCCTGAAGCATGGGCACAGTCTTGCCTGGTTGATGGACGACGACGCCGAGCCCAGAAGGGATGCATTGGCGCCCCTCGTTGCTGCGATGGAGACCGAACCGCGGCCGGGATTTGCCGCGCCGCTAGTTGAAGACGAGACCGGGGCGGTTGTTCAAGGGAACCTTCCAGCAGTGTCGACAGACGCCAATGCGCAGCTTGCCGCCCGGAAGCTGGGGGGCATTGCACTGACGCACACCACATTTGTCGGCGCCCTTGTCGACCTCAAGCTTTCGGCGGCCATGCCCCTTCCCTATGCGGACTTCTTCATTTGGTTTGACGACGTTGAATACACCAAGCGTTTGGCCCTTACCTCCTTCGGCATCCACGTAGTCGAGGCGCGCATGAAGCACCCCAATAACGCTGGAAAAAAAGACATGGGCGGGCGCCTTTACTACTACCTGCGAAACCAGTTGTGGATCACCCGCCTCAACCCTCGGCCGTGGTCGCTCACTCAGCGCCCGCTCTTCAGGCTTGCGGAGTTGTCAGTACTGGCGCTCCATCAGTTCAGGATCGCTGGAAACAAGCGGCTCTGGGTCTCGAGTACCGCACGGGGCCTCGCCCACGGGATGTTCCGCATGCCCGCAGCAGTCCAGCCGGGCGACCTGTTCGCCACCCTGCCGCCCGAGAAGCAGAAGCAGTTCAGTTCCCGGCCCTAG
- a CDS encoding ABC transporter ATP-binding protein, whose protein sequence is MVKAIEVSDISKQFVLRHTRSIKEAVVWLIKGRKGDLSEKFHALKNVSLDVEAGETVALLGLNGSGKSTLLKHISGVMLPDTGTVKTRGRVAGLIEVGAGFHPDLSGRDNVFLNGAILGMTEQQIKERFDDIVEFSEIGQFIDTEVKFYSSGMYLRLAFSVAVHTDPEVFLIDEILAVGDEPFQRKCIDKIQELAHEGKTLVVVSHDLDLVSRICDRGILMEHGNVKFDGPIHEAVSILRA, encoded by the coding sequence GTGGTCAAGGCAATTGAAGTTTCGGATATCAGCAAGCAGTTTGTCCTGCGCCACACACGGTCTATCAAGGAAGCCGTCGTTTGGCTGATAAAGGGGCGCAAGGGGGATCTTTCCGAGAAGTTCCATGCCCTGAAAAACGTATCTCTTGACGTCGAGGCGGGGGAGACTGTGGCGCTCCTGGGCCTGAACGGTTCAGGTAAATCCACTCTGCTCAAGCATATTTCGGGAGTCATGCTTCCCGACACTGGAACGGTGAAGACGAGGGGCCGGGTTGCCGGACTCATCGAAGTAGGTGCCGGCTTCCACCCCGACCTCTCCGGACGGGACAACGTGTTCCTCAACGGCGCCATCCTGGGAATGACTGAGCAGCAGATTAAGGAGAGGTTCGACGATATTGTCGAATTTTCCGAGATCGGCCAGTTCATCGATACCGAGGTCAAGTTCTATTCTTCCGGGATGTACCTGCGCCTGGCTTTTTCGGTCGCTGTGCACACAGACCCGGAAGTCTTCCTGATCGATGAGATCCTCGCGGTCGGGGACGAGCCTTTCCAGCGCAAATGCATCGATAAGATCCAGGAACTGGCGCACGAGGGTAAGACGCTGGTTGTGGTGAGCCATGACTTGGACCTCGTTTCCCGTATATGCGACCGGGGAATCCTGATGGAGCACGGTAACGTGAAATTCGATGGACCCATCCATGAGGCCGTCTCGATTCTGAGGGCCTGA
- a CDS encoding lipopolysaccharide biosynthesis protein has protein sequence MKAIMAALFRMGTFALTVGAGTVVGLLAIPIITRVVGADAWAVQVLVQTLATLFGVIVAFGWGTIGPGLVASHDRKDRPQLFLDSLITRTYLLLAVAPVMMVVLAVLRPREAAFVSIASAAYLMPFVGASWYFVGEGRPMRLFLFDALPQLLGTVAGVAVLVMTGDFTLLVITQLVFNICAVVISSSVILRDGGGLLVPNFSPRNSFQQMAQQRHGVITAATGSFYVNLPMVAVNMIIPAQLASYAIADRLFRFSVTAFSPVLQFVQGWIPEAGTGSTTHRIRRAAQLAPVLGIVGGSVLAAAGPWAAQLLVPGPNNFGFNLSIPVGMSFAAVAVSQVIGLACLVPIGQARELARSTLVGAVLGTPLILLGAANFGVAGVIWGMAVSEVAVAAFQVYVLQRYLRT, from the coding sequence GTGAAGGCAATCATGGCCGCCCTGTTTCGCATGGGTACCTTCGCACTCACCGTTGGAGCAGGAACTGTCGTTGGTCTTCTCGCGATTCCAATCATCACGAGGGTGGTGGGTGCCGATGCGTGGGCGGTGCAGGTTCTCGTGCAGACGCTCGCAACCCTGTTTGGTGTCATCGTTGCTTTCGGCTGGGGAACAATTGGTCCGGGTCTTGTAGCCTCCCATGACCGCAAGGATCGGCCTCAGCTTTTTTTAGACTCGCTAATTACCCGCACCTACCTCCTACTCGCGGTGGCTCCTGTCATGATGGTCGTCCTGGCAGTGCTGCGGCCCCGGGAAGCCGCGTTTGTTTCTATCGCTTCAGCCGCCTACCTCATGCCATTCGTCGGAGCTTCCTGGTACTTTGTCGGCGAGGGCAGGCCCATGAGACTGTTCCTCTTTGATGCCCTTCCCCAGTTGCTCGGCACGGTGGCAGGCGTAGCCGTTCTGGTGATGACCGGGGATTTCACGTTACTGGTCATCACGCAATTGGTCTTCAACATTTGCGCTGTAGTGATCAGTTCCAGTGTGATACTTCGGGATGGTGGCGGCCTGCTGGTTCCCAACTTCTCCCCGCGGAACTCTTTCCAACAAATGGCGCAGCAGCGGCACGGAGTCATCACGGCAGCCACTGGAAGCTTTTACGTCAACTTGCCCATGGTTGCGGTGAACATGATAATTCCTGCGCAATTGGCGAGCTACGCCATAGCAGATCGTCTTTTTCGCTTCTCGGTCACGGCTTTCTCCCCGGTTTTGCAGTTCGTTCAAGGCTGGATTCCAGAGGCGGGTACTGGCTCAACTACCCATAGGATCAGGCGGGCGGCGCAACTTGCCCCAGTACTGGGCATTGTCGGTGGTTCTGTCCTCGCGGCGGCAGGACCGTGGGCCGCTCAACTCTTGGTTCCTGGACCAAACAATTTCGGCTTTAACCTGAGTATTCCCGTTGGTATGAGTTTTGCAGCCGTTGCCGTCTCACAAGTCATAGGGCTTGCATGCCTGGTACCCATTGGCCAGGCCAGGGAGTTGGCGAGGTCGACTTTGGTTGGGGCCGTTCTTGGCACCCCCCTGATCCTGTTGGGGGCAGCAAACTTTGGTGTGGCCGGGGTTATCTGGGGAATGGCAGTTTCGGAAGTGGCGGTCGCCGCTTTCCAGGTGTATGTACTCCAGCGTTATCTTCGTACATAG
- a CDS encoding glycosyltransferase, translated as MALAAYEPDEAMFARQLLSIQAQTHKEFVCLISVDGNFERVQDIVKRTCGDDDRFRVLGYDNRLGFHHNFERALKEVPAGARWVALSDQDDYWYPQKLTKLLPYLDDCALVTCQARVVSAEVSMTDPDPAKGGLTDRKNVGAADLLANNQVTGSLCAFRREVLDMALPFPSLAAPSQYHDHWIALCAMAGNGVRIEDLVLQDYVQHGGNVVGESSQSLVGSVRNTFRFVRRYEGKASPRSICRIIYKTGLGWRTLMARTLLQRVQPAGQPFPADLAEALDVYAKPRTVRLVQLLAGGWRRRNVPTMRVLEILLGTVLRPWCP; from the coding sequence GTGGCTTTGGCCGCCTACGAGCCTGATGAAGCGATGTTTGCGCGCCAGCTTCTGTCCATCCAGGCACAGACGCATAAAGAGTTCGTATGCCTTATCTCAGTCGACGGCAACTTCGAACGGGTTCAGGACATCGTGAAGCGGACGTGCGGCGACGATGACCGTTTCCGCGTACTCGGATACGACAACAGGCTCGGGTTCCATCACAACTTTGAGCGGGCGCTGAAGGAAGTTCCGGCGGGGGCACGCTGGGTTGCCCTCAGCGACCAGGATGACTACTGGTACCCCCAGAAGCTGACCAAGCTATTGCCGTACCTGGATGATTGTGCGCTTGTGACCTGCCAGGCGCGGGTAGTGTCAGCGGAAGTATCAATGACGGATCCCGACCCGGCCAAGGGCGGGTTGACAGACCGGAAAAATGTGGGCGCAGCCGACCTATTAGCCAACAATCAAGTCACCGGCTCGCTGTGTGCCTTCCGCCGTGAGGTCCTCGATATGGCGCTGCCTTTTCCGTCACTGGCCGCGCCGTCCCAGTACCACGACCACTGGATCGCACTTTGCGCCATGGCCGGAAATGGCGTCAGGATTGAAGACTTGGTGCTGCAGGATTACGTCCAACATGGCGGCAACGTAGTCGGGGAATCCAGCCAGAGCCTTGTCGGCTCGGTCAGGAACACCTTCCGGTTCGTCCGCCGCTACGAAGGCAAGGCCTCCCCGCGCAGTATCTGCAGGATCATTTACAAGACGGGGCTGGGCTGGCGGACGCTGATGGCACGTACGCTCCTGCAGCGTGTTCAGCCAGCGGGGCAACCGTTCCCGGCCGACCTGGCCGAAGCTTTGGATGTATATGCCAAGCCCCGCACCGTACGGCTCGTGCAGCTTCTGGCCGGTGGTTGGCGCCGCAGGAACGTTCCCACGATGAGGGTCCTGGAGATCCTGCTCGGCACCGTTCTCCGACCCTGGTGCCCCTAG
- a CDS encoding glycosyltransferase, which produces MSEKETVRVSVCMATYNGQDYVAEQIASILDQLSPDDELIVVDDASKDATTDVVRSINDPRIILLPSRENRGYVASFEKAIAASRGAYIMLSDQDDVWIPGRLDKLLKSLQTKAFAASNFTVFGGPANKLQKVQLKEADSRRWLSNLVTTWIGIRPYYGCTMAFRADAKRLILPFPSFLTETHDQWIAIVANLNRDMAHVESATVARRLHDQNTTPKSRRPVSVIIRARIMLLRAFFVALSRKLQTR; this is translated from the coding sequence ATGAGCGAAAAAGAGACCGTCAGGGTATCTGTATGCATGGCCACCTACAACGGCCAGGATTACGTTGCGGAGCAGATAGCGTCCATCCTCGACCAACTTTCGCCCGATGATGAACTCATCGTCGTTGACGATGCCTCCAAGGATGCAACGACCGACGTCGTCCGCAGCATCAATGATCCGCGCATCATCCTCCTTCCGAGCCGGGAAAACCGGGGTTACGTTGCCAGCTTCGAAAAGGCTATCGCGGCGAGCAGAGGCGCCTACATCATGCTCTCTGACCAGGACGACGTCTGGATACCCGGGCGGCTGGACAAACTGCTGAAGTCCCTGCAAACCAAGGCATTCGCGGCAAGTAATTTCACCGTGTTCGGCGGCCCTGCCAACAAACTGCAGAAAGTGCAGTTGAAGGAGGCCGACAGCAGGCGGTGGCTATCCAACCTGGTCACTACGTGGATCGGCATCCGGCCCTACTACGGCTGCACCATGGCTTTCCGCGCCGATGCGAAACGCCTCATTCTTCCTTTTCCGTCGTTCTTGACTGAAACGCATGACCAGTGGATAGCAATCGTGGCGAACCTCAACCGCGATATGGCACACGTGGAATCCGCCACCGTGGCACGCCGTTTGCACGATCAAAACACCACCCCCAAATCGCGGCGGCCGGTCTCCGTTATCATCCGGGCAAGGATCATGCTGCTCCGTGCCTTCTTCGTCGCCCTGAGTCGAAAGCTCCAGACAAGATGA
- a CDS encoding glycosyltransferase family 2 protein codes for MAIDVLLPYYGDVDLMKLAAQSVMSQQFEDWRLIVVDDGFPSPEPQRWFESISDSRVTYQKNETNLGANGNYRKALELAEAPIVVVMGADDIMLPNYLSVVSKAFEAFPQASVVQPGVQVIDEKGRACSPLVDIVKKVYAPTTKEPVLLQGEKMATSLVRADWAYFPSLAWRTDVIRRIGFTEGLHVVQDLALLLDIAAENGSMVVEPTLAFLYRRHSASDSSVKALDGRRFDEERAFFEGQARRFRELGWQRTARAAAFHTTSRLNAATLVARSLAVGKTDSLPRLLKHVVS; via the coding sequence ATGGCCATTGACGTATTGCTTCCCTACTATGGGGATGTCGACCTGATGAAACTTGCTGCTCAGAGTGTCATGAGCCAGCAGTTCGAAGACTGGCGCCTCATCGTGGTGGATGACGGGTTTCCAAGCCCGGAACCCCAGCGTTGGTTCGAATCCATCTCCGATTCGCGGGTGACGTACCAGAAGAACGAAACGAACCTCGGTGCCAACGGCAATTACCGCAAGGCGCTGGAATTGGCTGAAGCGCCGATCGTGGTCGTTATGGGTGCTGACGACATCATGCTGCCCAACTACCTGTCCGTCGTCTCCAAGGCATTCGAGGCCTTCCCGCAAGCGAGCGTGGTCCAGCCCGGCGTGCAGGTGATTGACGAGAAAGGCCGTGCCTGCTCGCCACTGGTCGACATTGTGAAAAAGGTCTACGCGCCGACCACCAAAGAACCGGTTCTCCTCCAGGGCGAAAAGATGGCTACCAGCCTCGTGCGCGCTGACTGGGCTTACTTCCCGTCTCTCGCCTGGCGAACAGACGTGATCCGGCGCATCGGCTTCACCGAAGGACTGCATGTCGTACAGGACCTCGCACTGCTGCTCGATATCGCCGCCGAAAACGGCTCGATGGTGGTTGAGCCCACCCTCGCATTCCTTTACCGGCGCCACTCGGCGTCAGACTCATCAGTTAAGGCTCTGGACGGGCGGCGCTTCGATGAGGAGCGGGCGTTCTTTGAAGGGCAGGCGCGCCGCTTCCGCGAGCTTGGCTGGCAGCGGACAGCACGGGCTGCTGCCTTCCATACGACGTCACGCCTGAACGCGGCCACCCTGGTGGCCCGTTCGCTGGCTGTTGGAAAGACGGACTCGCTGCCCCGGCTGCTGAAGCACGTAGTTTCCTAA